One Ostrinia nubilalis chromosome 6, ilOstNubi1.1, whole genome shotgun sequence genomic region harbors:
- the LOC135072659 gene encoding uncharacterized protein LOC135072659 gives MPRKKIRPGIWLAHELALINAVKKYPILYKKDYRSKEDATEECWEVISAEVGVPKDQCVVNWMKLRKDYFGTIHSRRKCLQFHESPLSFLDCSIFDKIYKSASDSKKKNKNNYVAECDQDSLSDKEFMTDEELKNLIKPKEKRNISTLRSHPNRSLPQTSIPKSKVMIAGSHTTKTDEKNLSETVTEIKIEVPDIDDTDANESNPKRFKPSSDTPLEFEIPATTSIVKQEVEYNPTLTDLSVGLASKDAKTFYNEVASYITSKFSAKKQTDIQLRIYTLLTHIELEKLKAAKQ, from the exons ATGCCAAGAAAAAAAATCAGACCAGGAATATGGCTGGCACACGAGCTCGCACTTATCAACGCTGTGAAGAAGTACCCAATACTTTACAAGAAGGATTACCGATCAAAGGAAGATGCGACGGAGGAATGTTGGGAGGTCATCTCAGCAGAAGTTGGAGTCCCTA AAGATCAATGCGTAGTGAATTGGATGAAGTTAAGAAAAGATTACTTCGGAACAATACACAGTCGACGAAAATGTCTGCAGTTCCATGAATCACCTCTAAGTTTTCTAGATTGTAGCATTTTCGACAAAATATACAAGAGTGCGTCAGATAGtaagaagaaaaacaaaaataattacgtCGCAGAATGTGACCAAGATTCATTAAGTGATAAGGAATTTATGACTGATGAAGaattaaaaaatcttataaaaccAAAAGAAAAGAGAAATATTTCAACGCTTAGATCTCACCCAAATAGAAGTTTACCACAAACGTCaattccaaaatcaaaagtcaTGATTGCTGGATCACACACCACTAAAACTGATGAAAAGAATTTATCAGAGACAGttactgaaattaaaatagAGGTACCAGATATAGATGACACGGATGCAAATGAAAGCAACCCTAAAAGATTTAAGCCAAGCTCTGATACTCCTTTAGAATTTGAAATACCAGCAACGACCAGTATTGTGAAACAAGAAGTTGAATATAACCCGACATTGACTGATCTGTCTGTTGGTCTAGCTTCTAAAGATGCCAAGACATTTTACAATGAAGTGGCTAGTTATATCACCAGCAAGTTTTCAGCTAAGAAGCAGACAGACATACAGCTACGGATCTACACTTTATTGACACATATAGAATTAGAAAAGTTGAAAGCCGCAAAGCaatga